A genomic stretch from Caballeronia sp. LZ062 includes:
- a CDS encoding sulfite exporter TauE/SafE family protein: MSFPHIDLLYSASGLAVGFLVGLTGVGGGSLMTPLLVLLFGIHPATAVGSDLLYAAATKTAGTLVHGLKGSVDWRITGRLAAGSVPAAAVTLYLLNQHGITSPGTARLIQSILGTALLITAVSLVFRPQLARFAYRKGRNRPERPARTAAWTVLTGVILGTLVSITSVGAGAIGVTVLLLLYPRLPTVRIVGSDVAHAVPLTLIAGAGHWMMGSVDWSLLASLLVGSIPGIVIGSNLSSKAPEALLRYLLAATLVLVGLKLAFS; encoded by the coding sequence ATGTCATTTCCGCATATCGACTTACTTTATTCCGCTTCCGGGCTGGCGGTCGGCTTTCTCGTCGGGCTGACCGGCGTGGGCGGCGGCTCGCTGATGACCCCGCTTCTGGTGCTCCTGTTCGGCATCCACCCGGCTACAGCCGTGGGAAGCGACCTGCTGTACGCCGCTGCCACCAAAACCGCGGGAACGCTCGTCCACGGGCTCAAAGGCTCCGTCGACTGGCGCATCACCGGGCGGCTTGCGGCAGGCAGCGTGCCCGCCGCCGCCGTCACGCTGTACCTTCTGAACCAGCACGGCATTACCTCGCCCGGCACGGCGCGTCTTATCCAATCGATTCTCGGCACCGCGCTTCTCATCACCGCCGTCTCGCTCGTCTTTCGGCCGCAGCTCGCACGCTTTGCCTACCGCAAGGGCCGCAACCGCCCGGAGCGGCCCGCGCGCACGGCCGCCTGGACGGTTTTGACCGGCGTGATCCTCGGCACGCTGGTTTCCATCACCTCCGTCGGGGCGGGCGCAATCGGCGTGACCGTGCTGCTGTTGCTCTATCCGCGTCTGCCTACGGTGCGCATCGTCGGCTCGGACGTCGCCCATGCCGTGCCGCTCACGCTGATTGCGGGCGCAGGCCACTGGATGATGGGCTCGGTCGACTGGTCGCTGCTGGCGTCCCTCCTCGTGGGCTCGATTCCCGGCATCGTGATCGGCAGCAATCTCTCTTCCAAGGCGCCCGAAGCACTGCTGCGCTACCTGCTCGCAGCGACGCTCGTTCTCGTCGGACTAAAGCTCGCGTTCAGTTGA
- a CDS encoding amylo-alpha-1,6-glucosidase, whose translation MDTKEQTQQQQQQQQQQLSATDEAFIPTENANMPSERQFVLKSGNTFAVYDANGDIRGRDDGLFVNDTRVLSELVLTFGGRAPSLLSGSVSSDNAVFTAHLTNRPLPPIGGARTPEGVIHVERKRVLSGHVLHESIVLTNYGTEPSTVPLSISFAADFLDMFEVRGTIRPKRGTLRPPAVENGEVILSYIGLDEVERTARIQFTPAPDVLSPTRADYALHIQSETAISVYLSVTAVTHALNDASEESKRNAAEAPECAPESGRPAIREALVDAHRSMRDKRRAGARVRSSNPLFSEWIDRSLADLGLLTTDLETGPYPYAGIPWFSTPFGRDAIITSLQMLWLQPTLARGVLRFLAAHQAREDSAFRDAEIGKIMHETRKSEMAATGEVPFALYYGGVDSTPLFIVLAGAYAERTGDRALIDEIWPALQLAAGWVARHCDRNPHGLLSYQRATEYGLANQGWKDSHDSVFHADGQFPIGPISLVEVQAYASTAFSTMARLARERGEHEHVAEFERRAEHIRERVEALFWMPEMDFYGIALDGRNELCRVLSSNAGHLLAFDLVERTRGEAVARQLESALFHTGWGVRTLAAGQPRFNPMSYHNGSVWPHDSAICARGLARYGERGAAVGLLQSLFEAAVTFDMRLPELFCGFTRQRGERPIAYPVACLPQAWAAGSPFMILEACLGVTIDAEKDEIRVDRPQLPDGIDWLEIGDLRVGERNVTITFRRVGGQVVPSVEGDARVVAVL comes from the coding sequence ATGGATACGAAGGAACAGACGCAGCAGCAACAACAACAGCAACAACAGCAACTGTCAGCGACGGACGAAGCATTCATCCCGACCGAGAACGCCAACATGCCGAGCGAGCGGCAGTTCGTGCTCAAGTCCGGCAACACGTTCGCCGTCTACGACGCAAACGGCGATATTCGCGGCCGCGACGACGGTCTCTTCGTCAACGACACGCGCGTGCTTTCCGAGCTCGTGCTGACCTTCGGCGGCCGCGCGCCTTCGCTTCTGTCCGGCAGCGTGTCCAGCGACAACGCCGTTTTCACCGCGCATCTGACGAACCGTCCCTTGCCGCCCATCGGCGGGGCGCGCACGCCGGAGGGCGTGATTCACGTCGAACGCAAACGCGTGTTGTCGGGGCACGTCCTGCACGAAAGCATCGTGCTCACGAACTACGGCACGGAACCGTCGACGGTGCCACTTTCCATCTCGTTCGCCGCCGACTTCCTCGACATGTTCGAAGTGCGCGGCACCATACGGCCGAAGCGCGGCACGTTGCGTCCGCCTGCCGTCGAGAACGGGGAAGTGATCCTGAGCTACATCGGGCTCGACGAAGTCGAACGCACGGCGCGCATCCAGTTCACGCCCGCGCCGGACGTGCTCTCGCCGACACGCGCCGACTACGCGCTGCACATCCAGTCGGAAACGGCGATCTCCGTCTATCTGTCCGTGACCGCGGTCACGCACGCCCTGAACGACGCCAGCGAGGAGAGCAAGCGCAACGCGGCCGAAGCGCCGGAATGCGCGCCGGAGTCGGGGCGCCCGGCCATCCGCGAGGCGCTCGTCGACGCGCACCGGAGCATGCGTGACAAACGCCGCGCCGGCGCCCGCGTGCGATCGAGCAATCCGCTCTTCAGTGAGTGGATCGACCGGTCGCTCGCGGACTTGGGCCTGCTCACCACCGATCTCGAAACCGGGCCGTATCCGTACGCCGGCATCCCGTGGTTTTCGACGCCGTTCGGACGTGACGCGATCATCACGTCGCTTCAGATGCTGTGGCTGCAGCCGACGCTCGCGCGCGGCGTCTTGCGCTTTCTGGCGGCGCATCAGGCGCGGGAAGATTCGGCGTTCAGGGACGCCGAGATCGGCAAGATCATGCACGAGACGCGCAAGAGTGAGATGGCGGCCACCGGCGAAGTGCCGTTTGCGCTGTACTACGGCGGCGTGGACAGTACGCCGCTCTTCATCGTGCTTGCCGGCGCCTACGCCGAACGCACGGGAGACCGCGCGCTCATCGACGAAATCTGGCCCGCGCTGCAACTGGCCGCCGGTTGGGTGGCGCGACACTGCGACCGGAATCCGCACGGCTTGCTCAGTTATCAGCGGGCGACCGAATACGGCCTCGCGAATCAGGGCTGGAAAGACAGCCACGATTCCGTCTTCCACGCAGACGGCCAGTTTCCCATCGGCCCGATCTCGCTCGTGGAAGTGCAGGCGTACGCGTCGACGGCCTTTTCCACGATGGCGCGCCTCGCCCGCGAGCGCGGCGAGCACGAGCACGTAGCGGAATTCGAGCGGCGCGCCGAGCATATCCGCGAGCGCGTCGAGGCGCTCTTCTGGATGCCCGAGATGGACTTCTACGGCATTGCGCTGGACGGACGCAATGAACTGTGCCGCGTGCTGTCGTCGAACGCGGGACATCTGCTCGCTTTCGATCTCGTCGAGCGCACGCGCGGCGAAGCGGTCGCGCGGCAACTGGAATCCGCGCTCTTCCACACCGGTTGGGGCGTGCGCACGCTCGCGGCCGGCCAGCCGCGCTTCAATCCGATGTCGTACCACAACGGCTCCGTGTGGCCGCACGACTCGGCCATTTGCGCGCGCGGCCTCGCGCGCTACGGCGAGCGCGGCGCGGCGGTAGGTTTGCTGCAATCCTTGTTCGAGGCGGCCGTCACCTTCGACATGCGTTTGCCCGAACTCTTCTGCGGCTTCACGCGGCAGCGCGGGGAGCGGCCGATTGCGTATCCGGTCGCATGCCTGCCGCAGGCGTGGGCAGCGGGCTCGCCGTTCATGATTCTCGAGGCGTGTCTCGGCGTGACCATCGACGCCGAGAAGGACGAGATTCGCGTCGACCGGCCACAGTTGCCGGACGGGATCGACTGGCTGGAAATCGGAGATCTGCGCGTGGGCGAGCGAAACGTCACGATCACGTTCCGGCGCGTGGGCGGACAGGTAGTGCCGTCGGTCGAAGGCGATGCGCGAGTGGTCGCGGTGCTCTGA
- a CDS encoding 4-hydroxybenzoate 3-monooxygenase has protein sequence MRTQVGIVGAGPAGLLLSHLLHLRGIESVVLEARSQQDIESTIRAGVLEQGTMDLLNEAGLGARMQAEGALHHGFELAFEGERRRIALTELTGHSITVYAQHEVIKDLVAARTAANGALKFNVSDVSLHDFAENSDRKPRIKYRHEGRDEELECDFIVGCDGSQGVSRQCIPEAVRQDYQRVYPFGWFGILVEAPPSSDELIYARHDRGFALISTRSPGVQRMYFQCDPKDSVGAWSDDRIWAELHARVDTADGWQITEGRIFQKNIVGMRSFVSTPMQSGKLFLAGDAAHIVPPTGAKGLNLAASDVRVLTAALIGYYKQNDAASLARYTETALKRVWRAEHFSWWMTRMLHKLDDNSPFEQRLQVAELEHVTTSRAAATALAENYVGSVAV, from the coding sequence ATGCGTACTCAAGTCGGCATCGTCGGCGCGGGCCCGGCGGGGCTTCTGCTCTCTCATCTTCTGCATCTGCGCGGCATCGAATCGGTCGTGCTCGAAGCGCGCAGCCAGCAGGACATCGAATCCACCATTCGCGCGGGCGTCCTCGAACAGGGCACGATGGACCTGCTCAACGAAGCCGGGCTTGGCGCGCGCATGCAGGCGGAAGGCGCGCTGCATCACGGCTTCGAACTGGCGTTCGAGGGCGAGCGCCGACGCATTGCGCTCACCGAACTGACCGGCCATTCGATCACGGTTTATGCGCAGCACGAAGTCATCAAGGACCTCGTTGCGGCGCGCACCGCGGCCAACGGGGCGCTGAAGTTCAATGTGTCGGACGTTTCGCTGCACGACTTCGCCGAGAACAGCGACCGTAAGCCGCGCATCAAGTATCGCCACGAAGGACGTGACGAAGAGCTGGAGTGCGATTTCATCGTCGGCTGCGACGGCTCGCAGGGCGTCTCGCGCCAATGCATACCGGAGGCAGTGCGGCAAGACTATCAGCGCGTGTATCCGTTCGGCTGGTTCGGCATTCTGGTGGAAGCGCCGCCCTCCTCCGACGAACTCATCTATGCGCGACATGACCGCGGCTTCGCGCTCATCAGCACGCGCTCGCCGGGCGTGCAGCGCATGTACTTCCAGTGCGACCCGAAAGATTCGGTCGGTGCCTGGTCCGACGACCGCATCTGGGCCGAGCTGCACGCACGCGTCGATACGGCGGACGGCTGGCAGATCACCGAGGGACGTATCTTTCAGAAGAATATTGTCGGGATGCGCAGCTTCGTTTCCACGCCGATGCAGTCCGGCAAGCTCTTCCTCGCGGGCGACGCGGCGCACATCGTGCCGCCGACCGGCGCGAAGGGGCTGAATCTGGCGGCGTCGGACGTGCGCGTGCTGACAGCGGCACTGATCGGCTATTACAAGCAAAACGACGCGGCCTCGCTTGCGCGTTACACCGAGACGGCGCTCAAGCGCGTGTGGCGCGCCGAGCACTTCTCTTGGTGGATGACGCGCATGCTGCACAAGCTCGACGACAACTCGCCTTTCGAGCAGCGCCTGCAAGTTGCCGAACTGGAGCACGTGACGACGTCGCGCGCCGCGGCGACGGCGCTCGCGGAAAACTATGTGGGCAGCGTGGCGGTTTGA
- a CDS encoding SDR family oxidoreductase: MDASAYPKPPFADQQQERTPGLTESMNPKPDHGEETYKGSGRLAGKAALITGGDSGIGRAVAIAFAREGADVAIAYLDEHDDAKETARWIEQAGRKALLLPGDITDRQHCRDIVAKTADAFGRLDVLVNNAAYQMTYDSLEEISDDEWDKTYSTNIGAMFRITKAALAHMKEGAAIVNTTSVNADAPNPGLIAYASTKGAIQNFTGGLAQLLAERGIRVNCVAPGPIWTPLIPSTMPAEKVKNFGSQVPMKRPGQPAELAPAYVMLASDEGSYISGATIAVTGGKPII; encoded by the coding sequence ATGGACGCAAGCGCATATCCGAAGCCCCCTTTCGCCGACCAGCAACAGGAACGCACGCCCGGCCTGACCGAATCGATGAATCCGAAGCCTGACCACGGCGAAGAAACGTATAAGGGCAGCGGCAGGCTCGCAGGCAAAGCGGCGCTGATCACGGGCGGCGACAGCGGCATCGGGCGCGCGGTGGCGATCGCTTTCGCGCGCGAAGGCGCCGACGTCGCCATCGCCTATCTGGACGAACACGACGACGCGAAGGAAACCGCGCGCTGGATCGAGCAGGCGGGGCGCAAGGCGCTCTTGCTGCCGGGCGACATTACGGACCGCCAGCATTGCCGCGACATCGTCGCGAAGACGGCCGATGCGTTCGGACGCCTCGACGTGCTGGTGAACAACGCGGCGTATCAGATGACCTACGACAGCCTCGAAGAAATCAGCGACGACGAGTGGGACAAGACCTACTCGACCAACATCGGCGCGATGTTCCGCATCACGAAGGCCGCGCTCGCACATATGAAGGAAGGCGCGGCGATCGTGAACACGACGTCCGTGAACGCCGACGCGCCGAATCCCGGCCTGATCGCGTATGCGAGCACGAAGGGCGCGATTCAGAACTTCACGGGCGGACTCGCGCAGTTGCTGGCAGAACGCGGCATTCGCGTGAACTGCGTCGCGCCGGGCCCGATCTGGACGCCGCTGATTCCGTCGACGATGCCCGCCGAGAAGGTGAAGAACTTCGGCTCACAGGTGCCGATGAAGCGCCCCGGCCAACCGGCCGAGCTCGCGCCGGCGTATGTGATGCTGGCTTCGGACGAGGGCAGCTACATTTCCGGCGCGACCATCGCGGTGACGGGCGGCAAGCCGATCATCTGA